GAATATAGTTAACAATTGTGCGGACGCCATCGTCGTCGAAGGCGTCCGGTGGCGTGCGCTGCAAGCGCTCGTCGAGCGGACCGCCATGGCCTCCACGAAGGGAGGCCGATCCCAGCCAGCCAAGTAGGAGAGCACATGTTGTATTACGTCTCGTCCGATGTCGACCCCGATGCGACCAACGACGGTCTGAGCGAAGACGCCCCGTTCGGCAGCCTTGAACGCATCGGCGACATCGAGCTCGGTCCCGGAGACCAGGTGTTGCTCAAGCGTGGGTCGATATTCAATGACCAGGCGCTGCACATCAAAGAGGGCAGTTCGGGCAGCGAGGACGCCCCGATCCGCATCGCCGCCTACGGCGAGGGCGCCGCCCCCGTCATCAACGCCAATGGGCGCGGCCAGTGGCTTGAGGACTACAACACCACCGAAATCGGCGGGCATCGGTACCGTGCCGTCATCTCCACGGCGCTGCTGCTCAAGGACGTGCGCTACGTCGAGGTGGAAGGGCTGGAGATCACCAACAGCCGCGAGCTGGGCAATCCCGATGGACTGGCCTACAACGACCGCGACGCCATGAACCGCACCGGCGTGGCCGTGATCGCCGAAAACGCGGGAACGCTGCGGCATATCGTGCTCACCGGACTGAATATCCACGACGTGACCGGCAATGTCTACGACAAGCATCTGGCCAACGGCGGCGTGTACTTCATCGCGCACTACCCCAAGGATCCCTCGCGTAGGGAGACGTCCATCGCCCGCTTCGACGACGTGCGCATCGTCGGCAACCGGCTGGACACCGTGGGCCGCTGGGGCATCGCCGTGGGATACACCGCCTACCTCAACGAGCTGGACGCCGACGACTACGGCGACGGCACCATCGACGACGCGGCGATCGCGCGGTATGGCCACACCAATGTGCTCGTCGAGAACAACTACGTCAAGGACGCCGGCGGCGACGCCATCACCGTGATGTACTGCGACCGTCCGCTGGTGCAATACAACGTGGCCCAAGGGGCGGCGAGGCAGGTGAACGACGCCGACTACACCGCCACCGACTTCGGCAAGGTGGCCGCCGGCATCTGGCCATGGCGCTGCAAGAACGCCCTGTTCCAATACAATGAGGTGTTCCATATGCGCAACGGCGCGCACGGCAACGACGACGGCCAGGCGTGGGACGCCGACTACGGCGACGGCACGCTGTACCAGTACAACTATTCGCACGGCAACACCGGCGGCACGGTGATGTTCTGCATGGGCAAATCCGTGAACAACACCTTCCGCTACAACATCGCGCAGGGCGATCTCAAAGGCGCCATCGACATCCCGGACAATCCCGACGCGCATGTGTACCAGAACACCTTCGTCATCCCCGAAGGCGGCACGGTTGTCCGCGACAACCACGTCGGCGGGCACGCCGTCGTGGAGAACAACATCTTCTACAACGCGCAGGACCATGCCGTCGAGGGCAATTGGACGCAGGGCGGTTCGCCGGTGACCTACTCGAACAACCTCTACTACCATTTCGCCGACATGCCGGACGATCCGGACGGCATCGCCGTGCCGCAGGGCGTGGCGGTGCTGCGCGACCCGGGCAGCGCGCCGACGTCCCCCGATCCGAGCGGCTTGGTCCGCCCGCACGGCGATCCCGAGACCCGCACCGTGTTCGAGGGCTACCGACCGGTCGCGCAGGGGCCCGCCATGGGTGTGGCGAAGCGAATCGTCGACCACAACGGCTTCGCGCCGGACAAGGATTTCCTCGGCAACGAGGCGGCCGGGGGCAATGCCGTCGGCGCCATCGTCGTGCCGTAGCGACGCGGTGCCGCGTGGGCCGTCGCGTGGGCGGCGTGCGATGGTCCATGGTGGGCGTATACTCGAATATGACAAGGAAGTTAACGAAAAAAGAGGCTCCTGTTCGGGCACCTCTTGAAAGGGTAGAACATGCCAGAAGTCATTATTGTCAAGAACGAAGCCGAAGCCGGCGAGATCTACGCCCGGGCGGTGGCCGACCTCATCAAATCCAAGCCGGACGCCGTGCTGGGCCTGGCCACCGGATCGAGCCCCCTGGCCGCCTATCAGGCGTTGGCCAAAACGGTGAAGGACGAGGCCATCGATATGAGCCGCGTGCGCGGTTTCGCGCTCGACGAGTATATCGGCCTGCCGCTGAGCCATCCGGAGTCCTACCACAGCACCATCCACCGCACGGTGGTCGAGCCGCTGGGAATGAACCCCGATCTGGTGCATGTGCCGGGCGACGTGCTGGACGGCGCGCCGCTTGAGGACGGCGACAAGCTCGCCCACGCCGGTGCCGACTACGACGCCGCGATCGAAGCCGCCGGCGGCATCGACGTGCAGATCCTGGGCATCGGCACCGACGGCCATGTGGGATTCAACGAGCCCGGCTCGTCGCTGGCCTCCGGCACGCGCATCAAAACGCTGGTCGAGCAGACCCGCGTCGACAACGCCCGCTTCTTCGACGACGATATCGACCAGGTGCCCACGCACTGCATCACCCAGGGCATCGGCACGATCATGCGCGCCCGTCATCTGGTGCTGCTCGCGTTCGGCGCGGGCAAGGCCGAGGCCGTCGCGCAGACCTGCGAGGGCGGCGTGAGCGCCTTCTGTCCGGCCTCCGCCCTGCAGATGCATCCGCACGCGACGATCATCGTGGACGAGGCCGCCGCCTCGAGCCTGCGCCACAAGGAGTACTACCAGTACGCCTACACGCACAAGCCCGCCTGGCAGGGCATCTGATTCGCCGCGCGGGATAAGGAGGGCAGAGGACATGGCTCAATCACGCGAACAGATCGTCGCCCGTGTCACCGACGCGCTCACCGGCGATCCGTCGCCGGTCGCCATTCGTGGCGCGCGTAAGGTGGACGCTCGCGGCGAACGGTCCCATTTCTGGGTCGTTTCGAACGCCTCCGGCGTCATTGAAGCGGTCGGCACCGATGATGGGGAGTTCGAGTCGGCATGCCGGTCCGTCGGCATCGACCCCGACGACGGGAGCGCCGTCATCGACGCGGCCGGCCGCGCGCTCACCCCGGGCTATGTGGACATTCACGCCCACGGCTCGTGGGAGCACAGCTTCGACGACGGCCCCGAAGGCATCGACATCGCCCGCGCCGGCCACGCCGTGCACGGCACCACCCGTCAGGTGCTGTCGTTGATCACCAACCCGGTGGAGGTGATCTGCGAGAACATCCGCAACGTGCGTGCCAAAATGGACGAGCGCCCCGATATCCTGGGCTGCCATCTCGAAGGCCCGTTCCTGGCGATGGCCCGCAAGGGCGCGCATGATCCGCAATGCCTGATCGATCCGGTGCCCCAGGTCGTCGACACGATGCTTCAGGCCGCCGACGGATGCATCCGCCAGATCACCATCGCGCCCGAACTGCCGCATGGCATCTCGGCGATCCGCCAGTTCGCCGCGGCCGGCACCGTGCCCGCGGTGGGCCATTGCGACGCCGACTACGAGATGGCCCGACGTGGCTTCGACGCCGGCGCCGGCATCATGACCCATATGTTCAATGCGATGAACGGCCTGCACCACCGCGAGCCCGGCCCCATTCCGGCCGCCGTGGAGGATCCGCGCGTCACCGTGGAGCTCATCAACGACGGATTCCATGTGGACGATCCGATGGTGTCGCTGAGTTTCAGGTTCGCGCCCCACCGCACCGCGTTCGTCACCGACGCGATGGCCGCCACCGACTGCCCCGACGGGCCGTACAAACTCGGCGCCTTGGATGTGAACGTGGTCGACGGCCATGCGCGTCTGGTGTCCAACGGCGCGATCGCCGGCTCCACGCTGCTGCTCGAGGTGGCGGTGCGGCGCGCGGTGAACGAGCTGGGCATCTCGCCGGTCGAGGCCGTCGAGGCGGCGACGCTCACCGGCGCCAAGGCCTTCGGCTACGACAAGCCGAATCCGGTCACCGGAGCGCCGTTGGGCCTTGTCGCGCCCGGATTCGCCGCCGATCTGCTGCTGACCGATCCGGACACCTGGACGGTCGAACAGGTCTGGTGCGCCGGACGACGACTGAAGTAGGACAGACCCACGTTCTTCCCCCCGACACGCCCCTTATCGCCATACGTGCGATAAGGGGCGTGTCGCGATTTGCGCCATCGTTGAGGAGGGGTTATTGTTGACTTCGACAAAGATGTTTTGATGCTCTAAGTAAGTAAGGAAACTAAACTAAAATATTGGGATGGGGAATAACCACTCCAAAAGAACACGTACTTGCTTGAGGCCTCACGCATATGGTGCCTGCGAACGTCGTGGACACCTGACACGTCGGCGTGGTTGCAGTGACGCGACACCGACACCAACCCTCACTGCAAGGCGGGAAGACGCCGCCGATCAAGAAACGGTCACAAGGAGAAATGGACATGCAAAAGAAGCGTATTGTCGCCTCCACGGCGATGGCGTTGGTAGCCGCGATGGCCCTGAGCGGCTGCTCGATGGGCAGCCCCTCGTCCGGCGGGGACTCGTCGTCGGACGACGCGTCCGGCAAGACGATCACCGTCTGGGCCATGAAGGACGACTTCACCGACGAGACCCTCGACGCCATCAACAAGGCGTTCGAGGAGAAGACCGGCGCCACGGCCAACGTCGAGATCCAGGAATGGGACGGCATCACCACCAAGCTCACCACCGCGCTGTCCACCTCCACTCCGCCCGACATCGTCGATCTGGGCAACACGCAGGTGTCGGGCTTCGCCGACAGCGGCGCCCTGATGGACCTGACCGACTACAAGGACGAGCTGAGCGAAGGCAACGAATGGGTCGGCGGCCTCGAGGAGCCCGCCACCATCGACGGCAAGCTGTACGCCGTGCCGGCGTTTGCCGCCGCCCGCGCCGTCGTCTACAACAAGACGATGTGGGCCGAGGCCGGCATCACCGAAGCGCCGACCACCTGGGACGAGTTCATCGCCGACCTGGACACGGTCGCCGCCGCCAACGCCGACAATCCCGACTTCATCCCGTTCTACCTGCCCGGCCAGAACTGGTACTCCGCCCTGCAGTTCATCTGGGACGCCGGCGGCGACGTGGCCTCCGACGAGGACGGCACCTGGAAGGGCACCGCCTCCAGCGCCGAAGCCATCGAAGGCATGAACAACTGGAAGGACTTCCAGAACAAGTACTCCAGCGAGGCCTCCCGCACCGTCGACACGGCGAACCCGAACCAGAACCAGTTCCTCGCCGACGGCAACACCGCCGCCATTCTGGGCAACAGCAACGCGATTTCCGGCATCAAGGAGCTCAACGCCGACATGACCGACGACGATCTGGGCACCTTCGCGATGCCGGGCCAGAGCGGCGAGAACCAGCCGTCCATGGTCGCCGGCTCCGACTGGGCCATCGCCGCGAAGAGCCAGAACCAGGAACTGGCCATCGAATGGGTCAAGATCGCCGCCAGCGCCGAAATCCAGCAGGAGTGGATCTTCGCCCATGACGGATGGATGCCGAACTCCGTGGAGGGCCTGGAGGAGGCCATGAACTCCAGCGACTTCCCCGAAGTGCAGCGTGGCTTCTTCGAGGCGGCCAAGAATTCGAAGGCCACCCCGGCCTCCCCGAACTGGGCCACCATCGAAGGTGACAAGTCCATCAACGAGTTCACCCAGTCCGTCGCCACCGGCACCTCCGTCGAGGAGGCCGCGAAGACCTTCGACGATCATCTGAACGAAGTGCTCGGCGAGTAGCCGACGCATCCCATAGGCCCGGGATCCGCGCCGCCCGACGCGGCTCCCGGGCCCCTTCCACCATCAGCCGTCACCAGGGAATTCGCAAATGACAACCTCAACTCTGACACCGACCGCGCGGCGCAACGGCAAGACTCCACGGTCAGCGCACACCAACCCCCGCACCCGCAAGACGATGAAATCGACGACCGGATTCACCGCGCTGCTGCTGACTCCCACCGGAATCATCCTCGCCGCGCTGGTCATCGTGCCGATCATCTTCCTGGTGTTCACCTCATTCACCGACTTCAACCAACGTTCGCTGTTCACCGGCGAATTCGAATTCGTCGGCCTGGCGCAGTACGCCGCCGCGCTGTCCGACGCCGCCTTCTGGCAGTCCCTGCTGCGCACCTTCCTGTTCACCGCCGCGCTGGTGGTCGGCAGCATGCTCATCGGCATGGCCGTCGCGCAGATGATGACCAAACTCGGCACGGTGATGCGCTACATCGTCACCTTCGCGCTGATCTTCGCATGGGCCATGCCGAACGTCGCCTCCTCCGTGGTGTGGAAGTGGCTGTTCCAGCCCGGATACGGCGTGATCAACTATCTGCTCACCAAACTGCGCATCTTCGGCGACGTGAGCAACCTCGCCTGGTCGAACAACACCACGCTGGCGTTCGTGTGCATCTGGCTGCTGGTGGTCTGGCAGGCCGTGCCGTACATCGCCATCACCCTGTACGCGGCGACCACGCAGATCGACCACTCCTGCATCGAAGCGGCGCAGCTCGACGGCGCCGGCCCCATCCGCACCTACTGGCAGGTCATCGTGCCGCTGATCAAGCCCAGCATCATGGTGATCGCCATGTTGTCGGTGATCTGGGACTTCAACGTGTTCAACCAGATCTGGCTGGTCTCCCAGGGCGGTCCCTCCGGATCGACCTCCACCATCGGCGTGTTCACCTACAAGCAGGCGTTCGTCAACTTCGACATCGCGCAGGGTGCCGCCATCTCGGTGATCACCGTGATCATTCTGCTCGCGCTCACCGGCGTATACGTGCGCAATCTGCTTAAGACGGGGGAGGACCTGTGATGACGACCGCGACCAAGCAAGCCGGCGTCCGTGCCGGAGTGAAAACCAACCGCAGGCTCAATTGGCGCAGAATCGGCACCAACGTGCTGGCGATCCTGTTCAGCGTCGTGTGGCTGTTCCCGGTCTACTGGATGACCATCACCGCGTTCAAGCCGCGCAGCGAGGTGATGACCACCCAGCCGGTGTTCATCCCCACCCACTGGTCGCTGGAGAACTTCCAGACCGCGATGTTCGAGACCAACTTCTTCGTCAATCTGAAGAACTCGGTCATCGTCACCTTCGTGGCCATCATCGTTTCGGTGTTCTTCGCCTTCCTCGCCTGCGCCTCGCTGACCCTGTACCGCTTCCGCGGACGCCGTACGATCATGGTCATGATTCTGGCCATGCAGATGATCCCCGGCACGGCCATGCTGATCCCGCAGTTCATCGTGTTCAACCAGTTCGGACTGCTCAACAAGTACATCGGCCTGATCCTGGCGTACATCGCCACCGTGCTGCCGTTCTCGATCTGGAACATGCGCGGCTTCTTCCTGTCGATTCCGAAGGACATCTTCGAATCGGCCCGCGTGGAGGGCGCCAGCGAATGGCAGATCCTGCGCCGCATCACCTTCCCGCTGGTGGCGCCCGGCGTGGTCTCGACCTCGGTGTTCGCCTTCATCACCGCGTGGAACGACTACCTGATGGCCTACACCTTCATGAAGGATCAGACCAAGTACACGCTGCCCGTGTGGCTGTCCAGCTTCTCCACCCCCGCCGGAACCGATTTCGGCGGACAGATGGCCGCATCCGTGCTGTTCTCCCTGCCGGTCGTGGTGTTCTTCATGATCGTGCAGCGCAACATCGCCAAGGGAATCACCGCCGGCGCGGTGAAATAGGCGAGGGCTACATCCGATCGGCGCCGCCGCGAGGCACGGAATGCCATGGCGGCGTCGGTCAGCACATACCAAGGAGGTTGGCGTAATGGCCCTCACCCGCGCGTCCCATACACGCGACGACTACTCCGGCGCCGCGCCGTCGGACATCAGGCAGCGCAACCGCACCGCGGTGCTGCGCGCCATCTACCCGAACGTCTGGTGCTCACGGGCCGAACTCTCCCGAATCACCGGCATGTCCAAGGTCTCCACGTCCGACGTGGTGGCCGAACTGATCCAGGACGGCCTCGTCACCGAAGGCGGATACCAGAACTCCCCGAAGCCGGGCAAGCCCGCGCTGCTGGTCGGATTCAACGCCCGGTCCATGAACGTGGCGTCGGTCGACATCT
Above is a window of Bifidobacterium eulemuris DNA encoding:
- a CDS encoding right-handed parallel beta-helix repeat-containing protein, with translation MLYYVSSDVDPDATNDGLSEDAPFGSLERIGDIELGPGDQVLLKRGSIFNDQALHIKEGSSGSEDAPIRIAAYGEGAAPVINANGRGQWLEDYNTTEIGGHRYRAVISTALLLKDVRYVEVEGLEITNSRELGNPDGLAYNDRDAMNRTGVAVIAENAGTLRHIVLTGLNIHDVTGNVYDKHLANGGVYFIAHYPKDPSRRETSIARFDDVRIVGNRLDTVGRWGIAVGYTAYLNELDADDYGDGTIDDAAIARYGHTNVLVENNYVKDAGGDAITVMYCDRPLVQYNVAQGAARQVNDADYTATDFGKVAAGIWPWRCKNALFQYNEVFHMRNGAHGNDDGQAWDADYGDGTLYQYNYSHGNTGGTVMFCMGKSVNNTFRYNIAQGDLKGAIDIPDNPDAHVYQNTFVIPEGGTVVRDNHVGGHAVVENNIFYNAQDHAVEGNWTQGGSPVTYSNNLYYHFADMPDDPDGIAVPQGVAVLRDPGSAPTSPDPSGLVRPHGDPETRTVFEGYRPVAQGPAMGVAKRIVDHNGFAPDKDFLGNEAAGGNAVGAIVVP
- a CDS encoding carbohydrate ABC transporter permease translates to MTTSTLTPTARRNGKTPRSAHTNPRTRKTMKSTTGFTALLLTPTGIILAALVIVPIIFLVFTSFTDFNQRSLFTGEFEFVGLAQYAAALSDAAFWQSLLRTFLFTAALVVGSMLIGMAVAQMMTKLGTVMRYIVTFALIFAWAMPNVASSVVWKWLFQPGYGVINYLLTKLRIFGDVSNLAWSNNTTLAFVCIWLLVVWQAVPYIAITLYAATTQIDHSCIEAAQLDGAGPIRTYWQVIVPLIKPSIMVIAMLSVIWDFNVFNQIWLVSQGGPSGSTSTIGVFTYKQAFVNFDIAQGAAISVITVIILLALTGVYVRNLLKTGEDL
- a CDS encoding N-acetylglucosamine-6-phosphate deacetylase, which codes for MAQSREQIVARVTDALTGDPSPVAIRGARKVDARGERSHFWVVSNASGVIEAVGTDDGEFESACRSVGIDPDDGSAVIDAAGRALTPGYVDIHAHGSWEHSFDDGPEGIDIARAGHAVHGTTRQVLSLITNPVEVICENIRNVRAKMDERPDILGCHLEGPFLAMARKGAHDPQCLIDPVPQVVDTMLQAADGCIRQITIAPELPHGISAIRQFAAAGTVPAVGHCDADYEMARRGFDAGAGIMTHMFNAMNGLHHREPGPIPAAVEDPRVTVELINDGFHVDDPMVSLSFRFAPHRTAFVTDAMAATDCPDGPYKLGALDVNVVDGHARLVSNGAIAGSTLLLEVAVRRAVNELGISPVEAVEAATLTGAKAFGYDKPNPVTGAPLGLVAPGFAADLLLTDPDTWTVEQVWCAGRRLK
- the nagB gene encoding glucosamine-6-phosphate deaminase, which codes for MPEVIIVKNEAEAGEIYARAVADLIKSKPDAVLGLATGSSPLAAYQALAKTVKDEAIDMSRVRGFALDEYIGLPLSHPESYHSTIHRTVVEPLGMNPDLVHVPGDVLDGAPLEDGDKLAHAGADYDAAIEAAGGIDVQILGIGTDGHVGFNEPGSSLASGTRIKTLVEQTRVDNARFFDDDIDQVPTHCITQGIGTIMRARHLVLLAFGAGKAEAVAQTCEGGVSAFCPASALQMHPHATIIVDEAAASSLRHKEYYQYAYTHKPAWQGI
- a CDS encoding extracellular solute-binding protein, whose amino-acid sequence is MQKKRIVASTAMALVAAMALSGCSMGSPSSGGDSSSDDASGKTITVWAMKDDFTDETLDAINKAFEEKTGATANVEIQEWDGITTKLTTALSTSTPPDIVDLGNTQVSGFADSGALMDLTDYKDELSEGNEWVGGLEEPATIDGKLYAVPAFAAARAVVYNKTMWAEAGITEAPTTWDEFIADLDTVAAANADNPDFIPFYLPGQNWYSALQFIWDAGGDVASDEDGTWKGTASSAEAIEGMNNWKDFQNKYSSEASRTVDTANPNQNQFLADGNTAAILGNSNAISGIKELNADMTDDDLGTFAMPGQSGENQPSMVAGSDWAIAAKSQNQELAIEWVKIAASAEIQQEWIFAHDGWMPNSVEGLEEAMNSSDFPEVQRGFFEAAKNSKATPASPNWATIEGDKSINEFTQSVATGTSVEEAAKTFDDHLNEVLGE
- a CDS encoding carbohydrate ABC transporter permease → MTTATKQAGVRAGVKTNRRLNWRRIGTNVLAILFSVVWLFPVYWMTITAFKPRSEVMTTQPVFIPTHWSLENFQTAMFETNFFVNLKNSVIVTFVAIIVSVFFAFLACASLTLYRFRGRRTIMVMILAMQMIPGTAMLIPQFIVFNQFGLLNKYIGLILAYIATVLPFSIWNMRGFFLSIPKDIFESARVEGASEWQILRRITFPLVAPGVVSTSVFAFITAWNDYLMAYTFMKDQTKYTLPVWLSSFSTPAGTDFGGQMAASVLFSLPVVVFFMIVQRNIAKGITAGAVK